The following proteins come from a genomic window of Fusibacter sp. A1:
- a CDS encoding sigma-54-dependent Fis family transcriptional regulator, with amino-acid sequence MTASQVNSDYYMFTDSVTKELHYKAKRAAATSCTVLITGESGTGKSKIAKFIHDNGLRRERPFVTVNCSAIPSNLLESELFGYLPGAFTGANKTGKKGLVESADGGTLFLDEIGDVPLELQGKFLELLQNHTFIPVGGLKKCDVDVQIIAATNVDLKTRISEKSFREDLYYRLHVVECIMPPLRERRQDLKALIDFFIERFSIKYGLMKHISDEAVHLLLDYDWPGNIRELENVIERVVILSREECITISDFPLHMSEPTIATLDFEETGFPKLDEYLEKQEKQLILKAFNRLGSSYKVADTLGISQSRATRLYKKYKEKP; translated from the coding sequence ATGACAGCAAGTCAGGTGAATTCAGACTATTATATGTTCACTGATAGCGTGACAAAAGAATTACATTACAAAGCCAAAAGAGCGGCAGCTACCTCCTGTACTGTCCTGATTACAGGTGAATCAGGCACAGGTAAGTCAAAAATAGCGAAATTCATTCATGACAACGGCTTAAGACGCGAGCGACCTTTTGTCACGGTCAACTGCTCCGCCATACCGTCCAATCTGCTGGAATCGGAACTTTTCGGATACTTGCCTGGAGCATTTACCGGTGCGAATAAAACAGGGAAAAAGGGACTTGTGGAGAGTGCCGATGGGGGAACTCTCTTTTTAGACGAGATCGGTGATGTTCCTTTGGAACTTCAAGGTAAGTTTTTAGAGCTTCTGCAAAATCACACGTTCATCCCTGTTGGCGGGCTTAAAAAATGTGATGTGGATGTCCAAATCATCGCAGCGACGAACGTTGATTTGAAAACAAGGATAAGCGAGAAATCATTTAGAGAAGATCTGTACTATAGATTGCATGTGGTAGAGTGTATCATGCCACCCTTAAGGGAGCGTAGGCAAGACCTTAAGGCGCTTATCGACTTTTTTATTGAAAGGTTTTCAATAAAGTACGGGCTGATGAAGCATATTTCGGATGAGGCGGTTCATCTACTGCTTGACTATGATTGGCCTGGAAACATTAGGGAGCTTGAAAATGTGATCGAGCGTGTTGTGATTCTCTCTCGAGAGGAATGCATCACCATCAGTGACTTTCCTCTTCATATGAGTGAACCTACGATAGCGACCTTGGATTTTGAGGAGACCGGTTTTCCAAAATTGGACGAATACCTCGAAAAGCAGGAGAAGCAGCTTATCCTCAAAGCCTTCAATCGATTGGGTAGCTCCTACAAGGTAGCTGATACCTTGGGGATATCTCAAAGTAGGGCGACACGACTGTATAAGAAGTATAAAGAGAAGCCATAA
- a CDS encoding VOC family protein, with the protein MKGSIHHIELYVNDLEKSLSFWGWLLEKMDYSIYQKWQGGISYKLDDTYLVFVQVEDRYKDIPYHRCGHGLNHLAFHASRTFVDEITEELKLRSVNLLYEDKHPYANGEDYYAVFFEDPDRMKVEIVATDY; encoded by the coding sequence GTGAAAGGGTCGATACATCATATAGAGCTGTATGTAAATGATTTAGAGAAGAGTCTTTCTTTCTGGGGATGGCTTCTTGAAAAAATGGACTATTCCATCTATCAAAAGTGGCAAGGCGGTATAAGCTATAAGCTTGATGATACCTATCTTGTCTTTGTGCAGGTAGAAGACCGTTATAAGGATATTCCTTACCATAGATGCGGTCATGGTTTGAACCATCTGGCTTTCCACGCAAGTCGAACCTTCGTGGATGAAATTACAGAAGAACTTAAACTGCGCAGTGTCAACCTTCTATATGAGGATAAACATCCCTATGCAAATGGAGAGGATTATTACGCCGTTTTTTTTGAAGATCCCGACAGAATGAAAGTGGAGATAGTCGCAACGGACTATTAA
- a CDS encoding Ig-like domain-containing protein codes for MRSRKRVRRISLLMALLLVFVSLNSLSFGAKKIKDPPTPPEPTSNEIDLQQVAPGETVTHDFSIKADYNDPSLIVMTPTSEDGHLVLLSESIKTNGKNKSKTANYKFTTTAPGTYLYTVEASVSGEVLITEDYIFNVLPPASPPADTEPPFVFSTEPANNDIGVLKASDVLITFDDTIKVMDNALITVTANDIGIDFSKPENGLEAISLTLSLNLEYDTVYAVSLATGAIEDLAGNPLAPYSFSFATETEPVEPPAPETINYLALGDSVPYGTTYDTTDDSDPAYSGVDGIGEYSYVDKVAYTLAGDGKMVNVTNLSVEGWVANDVLLQLQNDEIVREMIRNADVMSLCVGANNIMDAAPRNFFGIIDFYDIDWTLANQGRGDFENDWSRIISEIEAIVSGINEDIVLEVMTIYNPYDGDDNDAYNKETSLFNETLIHDEADHYFSDSVLDGNRFNGLNTIIKNTTTVLDYRVVDVYQYFEDYYANDKKAVTGFYNFFDDPHPDKNGQDIIGDLHLDAFNGVQNDYVMY; via the coding sequence ATGAGAAGCAGAAAAAGAGTACGGAGAATATCATTATTAATGGCACTTCTTCTAGTATTTGTGAGCTTAAACTCATTGTCATTTGGTGCAAAAAAAATTAAGGATCCCCCTACACCGCCAGAACCGACAAGCAACGAAATTGATCTGCAGCAAGTTGCACCTGGTGAAACTGTTACACATGATTTTTCTATCAAGGCGGATTATAACGATCCTTCCTTGATTGTGATGACACCAACGTCAGAAGATGGCCATCTTGTTTTGCTTTCAGAATCGATTAAAACGAATGGCAAAAACAAGTCAAAAACTGCTAATTATAAATTTACTACCACAGCGCCTGGTACTTATTTATATACAGTAGAAGCGAGCGTTTCTGGTGAAGTGTTAATAACAGAAGATTATATTTTTAATGTTTTACCGCCTGCTTCACCACCTGCTGATACCGAGCCACCTTTCGTATTTTCTACTGAGCCAGCTAATAACGACATAGGTGTGTTAAAAGCAAGTGATGTTTTAATCACTTTTGATGATACGATTAAAGTGATGGATAATGCATTGATTACAGTAACTGCAAATGATATTGGTATTGACTTTAGCAAACCCGAAAATGGTTTAGAGGCGATTTCACTAACCTTATCACTCAACTTGGAGTACGATACGGTTTATGCAGTTTCGCTTGCTACAGGTGCTATAGAAGATCTTGCAGGTAACCCACTCGCACCTTATAGTTTTTCATTTGCCACAGAGACAGAGCCTGTTGAACCACCAGCACCAGAGACCATTAATTACCTAGCTCTCGGTGATTCTGTGCCTTATGGGACAACCTATGATACTACAGATGATAGCGACCCAGCCTATAGTGGCGTTGATGGCATAGGAGAGTATTCATATGTTGACAAAGTTGCTTACACCTTAGCTGGGGATGGTAAAATGGTTAATGTGACCAATTTATCGGTTGAAGGTTGGGTAGCCAATGATGTTTTGCTTCAATTGCAAAACGATGAAATTGTTAGAGAAATGATTAGAAATGCCGATGTGATGTCACTTTGTGTTGGCGCCAATAACATCATGGATGCAGCTCCAAGAAATTTTTTTGGCATAATTGACTTTTATGATATTGATTGGACTTTGGCAAACCAAGGCAGAGGGGATTTTGAGAATGATTGGTCCAGAATCATTTCTGAAATTGAGGCGATTGTTTCTGGGATCAATGAAGATATAGTTTTAGAAGTCATGACTATTTATAATCCATATGATGGTGATGACAATGATGCCTATAACAAAGAAACGAGCTTATTTAATGAAACCTTGATTCATGATGAAGCGGATCACTACTTTTCTGATTCTGTCTTAGATGGAAATCGCTTTAATGGACTGAATACAATCATCAAAAATACAACAACTGTTTTAGATTATCGCGTTGTTGATGTCTATCAATACTTTGAAGATTACTATGCCAATGATAAAAAGGCTGTTACAGGGTTCTACAACTTTTTCGATGACCCTCATCCTGATAAAAACGGTCAGGATATCATTGGTGACTTACACTTAGATGCTTTCAATGGTGTTCAGAATGATTATGTGATGTATTGA
- a CDS encoding SGNH/GDSL hydrolase family protein yields MKRKLIHRTAIILLIALFAMSFNSMIFASKPTEKPQNNSRQPAGTVAIVSPDKLYTVPVDGELTFQVIGKLKPKAEDIEWTYELNTTTITTPGTITIETRAFNSTSFAEVTFTPSGYDEGMIYDYTITATNNADPEKIDEVHVRIAVTPDIEVYVALGDSIPLGTFVNFNPDPFKDHHLTYVDQFGQAILAEEVYNYAVDGAKISDLLAPVPITTSTAIMLANIERADIITLSIGSNDLMQAALHPLDPYPMYNFNSINLLSAELGRDTFVSSWESLILMIKSLNPTATLMVQNLYNPYDSDESGSTVIFDPFPFEVVVNEPVLLRPVIDMYLYAPGPMMGMNTMIEGLDEALMYLVVDAYQAFDQTPIYTHFYDIPLPYDYDWPYRDPHPSQLGQNKLAELHYEELMDYYKEIYFH; encoded by the coding sequence ATGAAAAGAAAACTAATACATCGAACCGCGATTATTCTGCTAATCGCGCTATTTGCAATGTCATTTAACTCAATGATCTTCGCAAGTAAACCAACTGAAAAACCCCAAAATAACTCGCGGCAACCTGCGGGCACAGTGGCCATTGTATCACCAGACAAACTATACACTGTACCCGTTGATGGAGAGCTCACTTTCCAAGTTATTGGAAAGCTAAAGCCAAAGGCTGAGGATATTGAGTGGACCTATGAGCTTAACACAACAACAATCACAACACCTGGAACAATCACCATAGAAACTAGAGCTTTCAATAGCACGTCATTTGCAGAGGTCACCTTCACACCTTCTGGTTATGATGAGGGTATGATCTATGACTATACTATTACAGCAACCAATAATGCAGATCCTGAAAAAATTGATGAGGTTCATGTAAGAATCGCAGTCACTCCCGATATCGAAGTTTATGTGGCACTTGGTGATTCAATCCCCCTAGGCACCTTCGTAAACTTCAATCCAGACCCATTTAAAGACCATCATCTAACTTATGTCGATCAATTTGGTCAGGCCATTTTAGCAGAAGAAGTTTACAACTACGCAGTGGATGGTGCCAAGATTTCTGATTTATTAGCTCCAGTACCAATTACAACTAGTACCGCAATTATGTTGGCAAATATTGAAAGAGCCGACATCATCACACTAAGCATAGGATCCAATGATTTAATGCAAGCGGCGCTACACCCACTCGACCCATACCCCATGTATAACTTTAACTCAATTAACTTATTAAGCGCTGAATTGGGCCGTGATACCTTTGTTAGTTCATGGGAATCACTCATCCTCATGATTAAATCACTAAATCCGACAGCCACACTCATGGTTCAAAATCTCTATAACCCATATGATAGTGACGAATCAGGATCTACAGTAATCTTTGATCCATTCCCATTTGAAGTGGTTGTTAATGAACCGGTTCTACTAAGACCAGTCATTGATATGTATTTATACGCGCCAGGACCAATGATGGGTATGAATACAATGATTGAAGGTCTAGATGAAGCACTCATGTACCTAGTGGTCGATGCCTATCAAGCATTTGATCAAACTCCAATCTATACGCATTTCTATGATATCCCACTACCATATGATTATGATTGGCCGTACCGCGACCCACATCCATCACAACTTGGACAAAACAAGCTCGCAGAATTGCACTATGAAGAACTAATGGATTATTATAAAGAGATTTACTTCCACTAA